From a region of the Acidobacteriota bacterium genome:
- a CDS encoding peptidase S9, whose protein sequence is MSKFFHPNKITAHLILVGIIVVIFTVSSLEAQYFGRNKVQYQDFDFRVMKTLHFDIYFYLEQEDVVKEAGLMAERWYARLSRLFNHELKGRQALILYGSGPEFQQTTVISGSLGEGTGGVTESFKRRIVLPYGASLAETDHVIGHELIHAFQFDIMAQGHSDDARQSPQGLMRIPLWFVEGMAEYLSIGPEDPLTAMWMRDAVRSKDLPLINKMDSFKYFPYRYGHAFWAYVTGRWGDDVVGKIMKAVGRAGNYEPALEALLRVDLKQLSTDWHTAMQEAYAPVQEKTKTPAETGRSLFPGTEMNPYNVAPSLSPDGTEIIFLSTRNLFSVDLFLADAQTGKIKRKLTSTAVDPHFESIQFIKSSGSWNAEGDKFVFGAVSRGRPHLVIVDVQSGRTDREIPFTELGEIVNPTWSPDGRFIAFSALASGTSDLFIYELETNILKQMTRDSFADLQPAWSPDGKTIAFVTDRFTTNLEWMDIGHYEIALLDPSTGAIERLLAFPDGKNINPQWSSDSGSLYFISDQGGKSDVYRLDLADRRIHQVTNLYTGVAGITELSPAISTAIRGQALAYSAYEDGKYSIFAVDTDEALAGTPFIAQFEGMRLAVLPPRTQPEGTLLGLLKNPLFGLPKETDFPVSDYKPRLTLDYLSQPQVAVGVDRYGSFGAGGIAAFWSDMLGYHTVVTVAQVNNRLIDSAFQAAYLNNRKRWNWGVVGQRMPYVYGSYGVSIGQVFGEPAYIEQEILFRQINYEISGFAFYPFNTARRLELNAGVRLLDFNTMLYTRAYSLFDDFMILNEKERLPSSPSLYFGTVSASMVYDTGIFGATSPILGQSYLLQVTPTLGSLAFTTVLADYRRYIMPVRPITLAFRAIHYGRYGKDAEDGRLWPLFIGYENLVRGYNDSSFSYFEFSDAGGFTFDRLIGSKMALANFEVRFPLFGLLGLGKGFYGVWPLEAFAFYDIGVAWREGTSPSFLGGKQVPVSSVGTGLRTNLFGYLVLGLNYVKPLDRPERGWYFQFTISPGF, encoded by the coding sequence ATGTCTAAATTCTTCCATCCCAATAAAATAACAGCCCATTTGATTTTGGTCGGGATAATCGTCGTGATTTTTACGGTCTCATCCCTGGAGGCCCAGTATTTCGGCCGCAACAAGGTCCAGTACCAGGACTTCGATTTCCGCGTGATGAAGACCCTTCATTTCGACATCTACTTCTACCTGGAACAGGAAGATGTCGTCAAGGAAGCCGGTTTGATGGCTGAAAGATGGTACGCTCGGCTGTCCCGCCTTTTCAATCATGAGCTCAAAGGCCGCCAGGCTCTGATTCTCTACGGAAGCGGACCCGAGTTCCAGCAGACAACCGTGATTTCCGGCTCACTCGGCGAGGGAACAGGCGGCGTCACCGAATCCTTCAAAAGGCGGATCGTACTTCCCTATGGCGCGTCCCTGGCCGAAACGGACCATGTCATCGGTCACGAGCTGATTCACGCCTTCCAGTTCGACATCATGGCCCAGGGCCATTCCGACGACGCCCGGCAGAGCCCGCAGGGTCTGATGCGTATTCCCCTGTGGTTCGTCGAGGGAATGGCCGAGTACCTTTCCATCGGGCCCGAAGATCCCCTGACGGCCATGTGGATGCGCGATGCCGTCCGCAGCAAGGATCTTCCGCTGATCAACAAGATGGACTCCTTCAAGTACTTTCCCTACCGCTACGGCCATGCTTTCTGGGCTTACGTGACGGGGCGTTGGGGCGACGACGTCGTGGGAAAGATCATGAAGGCGGTCGGGCGGGCGGGCAACTACGAGCCCGCTCTCGAAGCCCTGCTGAGAGTCGATCTTAAACAGCTTTCGACCGACTGGCATACCGCCATGCAGGAAGCCTATGCCCCGGTTCAGGAGAAAACCAAAACACCGGCCGAAACCGGCCGGTCCCTGTTCCCGGGCACGGAGATGAACCCCTATAATGTCGCGCCGTCCCTGAGCCCGGACGGCACCGAGATCATCTTTCTTTCCACGCGGAATCTTTTCTCGGTCGATCTCTTTCTGGCCGACGCCCAAACCGGCAAAATTAAAAGAAAACTGACCTCGACAGCCGTGGATCCCCACTTCGAAAGCATTCAGTTCATCAAATCCTCGGGGTCCTGGAATGCCGAAGGCGATAAATTCGTTTTCGGAGCCGTGAGCCGCGGCCGGCCCCACCTGGTCATCGTTGATGTCCAAAGCGGCCGGACGGACAGGGAGATTCCCTTCACTGAGCTGGGGGAAATCGTCAATCCCACCTGGTCGCCCGACGGCCGATTCATCGCCTTTTCGGCCCTGGCGAGCGGCACATCCGACCTGTTCATCTACGAACTCGAAACGAATATCCTCAAGCAGATGACCCGGGATTCTTTCGCCGATCTGCAGCCGGCCTGGTCGCCCGATGGAAAAACCATCGCCTTTGTCACCGACCGTTTCACGACGAATCTCGAATGGATGGATATCGGCCACTACGAAATCGCCCTGCTCGATCCGTCGACTGGGGCCATCGAACGGCTTCTCGCTTTTCCGGACGGAAAAAACATCAATCCCCAATGGTCGTCCGACAGCGGATCGCTGTATTTCATTTCCGACCAGGGCGGCAAATCCGATGTCTATCGTTTGGACCTTGCCGACCGCCGGATTCACCAGGTGACGAACCTCTATACCGGAGTTGCCGGAATCACGGAACTGAGCCCGGCCATCTCGACGGCGATCCGGGGACAGGCCCTGGCCTACAGCGCCTACGAAGACGGGAAATACTCGATCTTTGCCGTGGATACGGACGAAGCCCTGGCCGGAACCCCTTTCATTGCTCAGTTCGAGGGGATGCGTCTGGCCGTTCTGCCTCCCCGGACCCAACCTGAGGGAACTCTTCTCGGCCTTCTGAAGAACCCGCTCTTCGGCCTTCCCAAGGAGACCGATTTTCCCGTATCGGACTACAAACCCCGCCTCACTCTCGATTACCTGAGCCAACCCCAGGTCGCCGTCGGCGTCGACCGCTATGGGAGCTTTGGAGCCGGAGGCATCGCCGCATTCTGGAGCGACATGCTGGGATATCACACCGTCGTCACCGTCGCCCAGGTCAACAACCGGCTGATCGACAGCGCCTTCCAGGCCGCCTATCTCAACAACCGAAAGAGGTGGAACTGGGGCGTCGTCGGCCAGCGCATGCCTTATGTCTACGGGAGCTACGGCGTGTCCATCGGCCAGGTCTTCGGAGAGCCGGCCTATATCGAGCAGGAAATCCTGTTCCGGCAGATCAACTACGAAATTTCGGGCTTCGCCTTTTATCCCTTCAACACCGCCCGACGGCTTGAATTGAACGCCGGAGTGCGCCTTCTCGATTTCAACACGATGCTCTATACCCGCGCCTATTCGCTTTTCGACGACTTCATGATCCTCAATGAAAAGGAAAGGCTGCCGTCGAGCCCGAGCCTGTATTTCGGAACCGTCTCGGCCTCCATGGTCTATGACACGGGGATTTTCGGCGCCACGAGCCCCATCCTGGGGCAGAGCTATCTCCTCCAGGTCACACCGACGCTGGGGTCGCTGGCTTTCACGACGGTTCTGGCCGATTATCGACGGTACATCATGCCTGTCCGCCCGATTACGCTGGCCTTCCGGGCAATCCATTACGGCCGTTACGGAAAAGATGCCGAAGACGGCCGGTTGTGGCCTCTCTTCATCGGCTATGAAAACCTCGTCCGAGGCTACAACGATTCGTCGTTTTCCTATTTCGAATTTTCCGACGCGGGAGGGTTCACTTTCGACAGGCTGATCGGCAGCAAAATGGCCCTCGCCAATTTCGAAGTCCGCTTTCCTCTCTTTGGGCTTCTCGGGCTGGGGAAGGGTTTCTACGGCGTCTGGCCGCTCGAAGCCTTCGCGTTTTACGATATCGGCGTGGCCTGGCGCGAGGGCACAAGCCCCTCGTTTTTGGGAGGCAAGCAGGTTCCGGTGTCCAGCGTGGGCACCGGATTGCGGACCAATCTCTTCGGCTATCTGGTTCTCGGGCTCAACTATGTCAAACCCCTGGACAGGCCGGAGAGGGGCTGGTATTTCCAGTTCACGATTTCACCCGGATTTTAA
- a CDS encoding DUF6599 family protein → MLAAAVILIAAQNTAVPAIDDPPVSEKARLLSVLPKDGEAGEWRRHGEPQFYDGEDLFIYINGGAEIYMEYGFRAAVVQDFRSPGGRDISLELFAMDSPEAAFGMYSFKISGKGDPVGFGEGGELSSYYLNFWKGPIVATLTGFDEDPETVEGIRILAEVLDGDLPAGGVRPGLLQVLPGDEEPIRNRSYVRGPLGFANLLPLISQHLSPHHPREGVGAHYEDGSMLAVLRFASHEDAASAFEALASAVVPGGRLHNFRNKGDSFIQMSTDRGREIASAVKHDKMILAETADSDSGSAIVNKTLERLVLLDAAR, encoded by the coding sequence ATGCTCGCTGCCGCAGTCATTCTCATTGCTGCGCAGAACACGGCAGTTCCCGCAATCGATGACCCGCCTGTATCCGAAAAAGCCAGGCTGCTGTCCGTGCTTCCCAAGGATGGAGAAGCAGGGGAGTGGCGGAGACACGGCGAACCCCAGTTCTATGATGGCGAGGATCTCTTCATCTACATCAACGGGGGCGCCGAGATCTACATGGAGTACGGATTTCGGGCGGCCGTCGTCCAGGATTTCCGATCTCCCGGCGGACGCGATATCTCCCTGGAGTTGTTCGCCATGGACTCGCCCGAAGCGGCGTTCGGAATGTATTCCTTCAAGATCTCGGGAAAGGGAGACCCCGTCGGCTTCGGCGAGGGCGGCGAACTTTCCTCATACTACTTGAATTTTTGGAAAGGCCCGATCGTCGCCACGTTGACCGGTTTCGACGAGGATCCGGAAACCGTGGAGGGAATCCGGATTCTGGCCGAAGTGCTGGACGGCGATCTTCCTGCGGGCGGCGTCAGGCCCGGTCTGCTCCAGGTTCTGCCCGGGGATGAGGAGCCCATCCGAAATCGGAGCTATGTCAGAGGTCCTTTGGGCTTTGCCAATCTGCTTCCCTTAATTTCGCAGCATCTATCGCCTCACCACCCCCGGGAAGGCGTCGGAGCTCATTATGAGGACGGCTCAATGTTGGCCGTTCTCAGGTTTGCCTCTCACGAAGATGCGGCTTCGGCTTTCGAAGCGCTGGCGTCGGCCGTCGTTCCGGGGGGCCGGCTTCACAATTTTCGCAACAAGGGTGATTCTTTTATCCAAATGTCCACAGACAGGGGTCGTGAAATTGCATCGGCCGTCAAGCATGACAAGATGATTTTGGCGGAAACCGCCGATTCGGATTCCGGTTCGGCGATTGTCAATAAAACACTCGAACGGCTCGTCCTGCTCGACGCCGCACGCTGA
- a CDS encoding DUF362 domain-containing protein yields the protein MANKIGRRDFVKKTAGMGLGFAAGGRLLFGRGGTMLSHPGETVEVAVAEGDDICKTVHAAVEALGGIRSFIPKGAKVALLPNVQSRHPGTYTKPEILRGVAELCREAEAAAVDCLSWQTMKQWEDTGLATVAAEENVGIRTFERDESLFRAVAVPGAKSLPEARILEAFYEYDLWINMPITKDHAGNKFTGTLKNLMGLNSPVNNRTFHRPNWKTDPEDLAHLDQCIVDLNRILKPALNVVDAVEFVITNGPFGPGELIRPRKVLAGVDRVAVDAVCCGLWDLDPADIIMIRRGAEQGLGVMDPSRIRLREVKV from the coding sequence ATGGCGAATAAGATCGGTCGAAGGGACTTTGTCAAGAAAACGGCCGGGATGGGGCTGGGTTTTGCGGCCGGCGGTCGGCTGCTATTCGGCCGCGGCGGCACAATGTTATCGCATCCCGGCGAAACGGTCGAGGTTGCGGTCGCCGAGGGAGACGACATCTGCAAGACCGTGCATGCGGCCGTCGAAGCTCTTGGCGGAATTCGTTCTTTTATCCCGAAGGGAGCCAAGGTCGCGCTTTTGCCGAATGTCCAGAGCCGCCATCCCGGAACGTACACCAAACCGGAAATCCTCAGAGGGGTCGCCGAGCTTTGCCGGGAGGCGGAAGCCGCCGCCGTCGACTGCCTGTCCTGGCAGACCATGAAACAATGGGAGGACACGGGACTGGCCACCGTGGCCGCCGAGGAAAACGTCGGAATCCGGACCTTCGAACGCGACGAATCGCTGTTCCGGGCCGTTGCCGTTCCCGGCGCGAAATCGCTTCCTGAAGCCCGGATTCTGGAGGCGTTTTACGAATATGATCTGTGGATCAATATGCCGATCACCAAGGATCACGCCGGAAACAAGTTCACCGGAACGCTGAAGAATCTCATGGGGCTGAATTCGCCCGTCAACAACCGGACGTTTCACCGTCCAAACTGGAAGACCGATCCGGAAGATCTGGCCCACCTCGACCAATGCATCGTCGACCTGAACAGGATTCTCAAACCGGCCCTGAACGTTGTGGATGCCGTTGAATTCGTCATCACCAACGGTCCCTTCGGACCGGGGGAACTCATCCGGCCCCGGAAAGTTCTGGCGGGTGTGGACCGGGTGGCCGTGGACGCGGTCTGCTGTGGACTCTGGGATCTCGATCCCGCCGATATCATCATGATCCGGCGGGGGGCGGAGCAGGGTTTAGGCGTCATGGACCCCTCCCGGATTCGTCTTCGGGAGGTTAAAGTCTGA